In Acidobacteriota bacterium, a genomic segment contains:
- the bla gene encoding class A beta-lactamase: protein MLLFSSSALGQDLGQARIEEELRRLSLAAGGTVGVAAVHIPSGEKVSLHSSQRFPMASTYKIAIAVALLRKVEAGELTLQERVELKETDLRPGSGTIASHLKHPGVVLPLSNLLELMLILSDNSATDLVLAKAGGPQAVTAALRELGVEEVRIDRPTLQLIADWAGVELPSQVIAADSFVQLFEAVTPSDRQKAAAAFAQDPRDTATPQGMVRLLMSIQAGEALNADHTALLLDIMRRCETGPGRIKGLLPPYAETAHKTGTIGGVTNDVGILTLPGQGGQIALAIFIRDSQLELPAREAAIAQMARAVYDYFLFAAPHEHRQEGDPATEQKPPR, encoded by the coding sequence ATGCTTTTGTTCTCTTCCTCCGCCTTGGGCCAGGATCTGGGCCAGGCCCGAATCGAAGAAGAATTGCGCCGCCTTTCCCTGGCTGCGGGCGGAACCGTGGGAGTGGCTGCTGTCCACATCCCCAGCGGAGAGAAAGTCTCGTTGCACTCCTCCCAGCGGTTTCCCATGGCCAGCACCTACAAGATCGCTATCGCAGTGGCTCTGCTGCGCAAGGTGGAAGCGGGAGAGTTGACCTTGCAGGAGAGGGTGGAGTTGAAAGAGACCGATCTGCGGCCCGGCAGCGGAACCATCGCCTCGCACCTTAAACACCCTGGTGTTGTCCTTCCCTTGTCTAATCTGCTGGAACTGATGCTGATCCTCTCCGACAATTCGGCCACCGACCTGGTGCTGGCCAAGGCCGGAGGTCCTCAGGCGGTGACCGCAGCGCTGCGTGAATTGGGAGTGGAGGAGGTGCGGATCGATCGTCCCACCCTGCAACTGATCGCCGACTGGGCCGGTGTCGAACTGCCTTCCCAGGTCATCGCCGCCGACAGCTTCGTACAGCTCTTCGAAGCCGTAACGCCTTCAGACAGGCAAAAGGCTGCCGCCGCCTTCGCCCAGGATCCGCGGGATACCGCCACCCCTCAAGGGATGGTGCGGCTTCTGATGAGCATCCAGGCGGGAGAGGCCCTCAATGCCGACCATACAGCCCTGCTGCTCGACATCATGAGGCGTTGCGAAACCGGGCCGGGCCGCATCAAGGGCCTGCTTCCCCCCTACGCCGAAACGGCTCACAAGACCGGGACCATCGGCGGCGTCACCAACGACGTGGGCATCCTGACCTTGCCCGGTCAAGGGGGCCAGATTGCTCTGGCCATCTTCATCAGGGACTCGCAACTGGAGCTGCCGGCGCGTGAGGCGGCCATCGCCCAGATGGCCCGAGCCGTCTACGACTACTTCCTCTTCGCGGCGCCCCATGAGCACCGACAAGAGGGAGATCCCGCGACCGAGCAGAAGCCTCCCCGCTAA
- a CDS encoding sulfite exporter TauE/SafE family protein — translation MADWTSYFILFAGGLVAGALNVVAGGGSFLTLPLLIFLGLPADVANGTNRVGILAQNVGAVWGFHRYRVLPWTFLLLAGLPSMAGAALGAALALWISPESFKNILAFLMVAVSLWTLWDPLSGLKPDPAFSRRRRALLAGAFFVAGVYGGFVQAGVGFLLLAATTLAGLDLVRGNAVKVLSVLLFTFVSLAIFVWQGKVLWEPGLSLAAGTVAGGLAGVRLTVLQGHAWIRWVVTLTILAFAFKLLWSY, via the coding sequence ATGGCGGACTGGACCTCCTACTTCATTCTCTTCGCCGGCGGACTGGTGGCGGGGGCCCTCAACGTGGTGGCCGGAGGCGGATCTTTTCTCACCTTGCCCTTGCTGATCTTCTTGGGACTCCCGGCCGACGTGGCCAACGGCACCAACCGGGTCGGCATTCTGGCCCAGAACGTGGGCGCCGTGTGGGGATTCCACCGCTACCGGGTCCTGCCCTGGACCTTTCTGCTGCTGGCCGGCTTGCCATCCATGGCCGGTGCCGCCCTGGGAGCCGCTCTGGCCCTCTGGATTTCGCCCGAAAGCTTCAAGAACATCCTGGCCTTCTTGATGGTGGCGGTCAGCTTGTGGACCCTCTGGGACCCTCTCAGCGGGCTCAAGCCCGATCCTGCCTTCAGCCGTCGCCGGCGGGCACTGCTGGCGGGGGCCTTTTTTGTGGCCGGCGTCTATGGAGGATTCGTCCAAGCCGGGGTGGGATTCCTGCTTTTGGCGGCAACCACGCTGGCCGGGCTGGATCTGGTGCGCGGCAACGCCGTCAAGGTTCTCAGCGTGCTTCTCTTCACTTTCGTTTCCTTAGCGATCTTCGTGTGGCAGGGCAAGGTGCTGTGGGAGCCGGGATTGAGCCTCGCCGCCGGGACGGTGGCGGGAGGGTTGGCGGGAGTGCGCCTTACCGTCCTCCAAGGACACGCCTGGATCCGCTGGGTCGTCACCCTGACCATCCTGGCCTTCGCCTTCAAGCTGCTCTGGAGTTATTGA
- a CDS encoding response regulator — MLEAARKIKGKTVLVVEDEASVRELVGEVLQRNGYDVLKAANGTQAMEIATRSEAIELVLTDLEMPDVTGVELASRLRAFQPAVKVLLMSGYSYNLLSDRGLLEPGTALLEKPFNTSTLLRKVSQILRPQS; from the coding sequence ATGTTGGAAGCCGCAAGAAAAATCAAGGGGAAGACGGTCCTCGTCGTCGAGGACGAAGCCAGCGTGCGCGAGCTCGTGGGAGAAGTGCTGCAGCGCAACGGCTACGATGTTCTCAAGGCCGCTAACGGTACTCAGGCCATGGAGATCGCAACGCGCAGCGAAGCCATTGAGCTGGTGCTGACCGACCTGGAGATGCCTGATGTCACGGGCGTTGAGTTGGCTAGCCGCCTGCGGGCTTTTCAGCCTGCCGTCAAAGTCCTGCTGATGTCGGGCTACAGTTACAACCTGTTGAGCGACCGGGGCCTGCTGGAGCCGGGGACGGCGCTGCTGGAAAAGCCCTTCAACACCTCCACCTTGCTGCGCAAAGTGAGTCAGATCTTGCGGCCTCAGAGCTGA
- the rfbB gene encoding dTDP-glucose 4,6-dehydratase gives MRILVTGGAGFIGSNFVRHILSQRPGWQIVNLDALTYAGNLGNLADVSEDSRYRFVKGDITDADAVEACMDPVPDAVLNFAAESHVDRSIEDASSFVRTNVTGTQVLLEAARRHKVGRFLQVSTDEVYGSLGPQGAFREDSPLRPNSPYAASKAAADLLVRSYHETFKLDTVVTRCSNNYGPYQFPEKLIPLMLLNALQNKPLPVYGDGLYTRDWIHVEDHCRALHLALLKGRSGAVYNIGANREEKNIDIVKRILTEVGKPESLIKFVKDRPGHDRRYAIDAGFTRKSLGWRPRIDFEEGLRQTVAWYSSHRDWVDQVRSGEYQNYYKRMYEERDQTLSALE, from the coding sequence ATGAGAATTCTAGTGACCGGTGGAGCCGGATTCATCGGGTCCAACTTCGTGAGGCATATCCTCTCCCAGCGGCCCGGCTGGCAGATCGTCAATCTGGATGCCCTGACCTACGCCGGAAACTTGGGCAATCTGGCGGATGTCAGCGAGGACTCGCGCTACCGGTTCGTCAAGGGCGACATCACCGACGCCGATGCAGTGGAAGCCTGCATGGACCCGGTACCCGACGCGGTTCTCAACTTCGCCGCCGAATCGCACGTCGACCGCAGCATCGAGGACGCTTCCTCCTTCGTCCGCACCAACGTAACCGGTACTCAGGTGCTGCTGGAAGCCGCCCGGCGTCACAAGGTGGGACGTTTTCTCCAGGTTTCCACGGACGAGGTCTACGGATCGCTGGGTCCCCAAGGAGCTTTTCGGGAGGACTCGCCCCTGCGGCCCAATAGCCCTTACGCGGCCAGCAAGGCCGCGGCCGACTTGCTGGTGCGCTCCTACCACGAAACCTTCAAGCTGGACACCGTCGTCACCCGCTGCAGCAACAACTACGGACCCTACCAGTTCCCCGAGAAGCTCATTCCCCTGATGCTGCTCAACGCCCTGCAAAACAAGCCGCTGCCGGTTTACGGAGACGGACTCTACACGCGCGACTGGATCCATGTCGAAGACCACTGCCGGGCGCTGCATTTGGCCCTGTTGAAAGGACGCAGCGGAGCCGTTTACAACATCGGCGCCAACCGGGAAGAGAAGAACATCGACATCGTCAAGCGCATACTGACCGAGGTGGGCAAGCCCGAATCCCTGATTAAGTTCGTCAAGGACCGCCCAGGCCACGACCGCCGCTATGCCATCGACGCCGGCTTCACGCGAAAGAGCCTGGGCTGGCGTCCCCGAATTGACTTCGAGGAAGGGTTGCGGCAGACCGTGGCCTGGTATAGCAGCCACCGGGATTGGGTAGATCAGGTCCGCAGCGGCGAATACCAGAACTACTACAAGCGGATGTACGAAGAGCGTGACCAGACCCTTTCCGCGCTGGAATGA
- the rfbD gene encoding dTDP-4-dehydrorhamnose reductase, which yields MKVAITGAGGMLGQALQGAFRLHDLTCWRHSQLDIEDAEAVQSDVRAGGFDWLLNAAAYTAVNQAEREREQAFAANAEGCRNLAVACNAAGCRLLSVSTDYVFDGEAGRAYREDDTPNPINVYGESKWAGEELIRQYCPRHLIVRTSWLYGAGGKHFVDTMLALAQRKPQIDVVADQRGSPTWTEDLAHMILRLVEEGCLGTYHVTNSGHCSRYEMVREIVACKGLETTVTAVTTEEFERKYPPGEGRQRVDRPPYSVLDNAGLRRLGWEPLRSWKKALRAYLGEKT from the coding sequence ATGAAGGTGGCCATAACCGGCGCGGGAGGCATGCTGGGCCAAGCTTTGCAAGGGGCTTTCAGGCTCCACGACCTGACCTGCTGGAGGCACAGCCAGTTGGACATCGAGGACGCCGAAGCCGTCCAGTCAGACGTGAGGGCGGGCGGGTTCGACTGGCTGCTCAACGCGGCGGCCTACACGGCCGTCAACCAAGCCGAAAGGGAGCGCGAGCAGGCCTTTGCCGCCAACGCGGAAGGGTGCCGCAATCTGGCGGTGGCCTGTAATGCCGCCGGCTGCCGCCTCCTTTCGGTCAGCACCGACTACGTCTTCGACGGAGAGGCGGGACGAGCCTACCGCGAGGATGACACCCCCAACCCCATCAACGTGTATGGCGAGAGCAAGTGGGCGGGAGAGGAGTTGATCCGCCAATACTGCCCCCGTCACTTGATCGTCCGCACCAGTTGGCTCTACGGAGCCGGCGGCAAGCATTTTGTTGATACAATGCTGGCGCTTGCTCAGAGAAAGCCTCAAATCGACGTCGTCGCCGACCAACGCGGCTCGCCGACTTGGACTGAGGACTTGGCCCACATGATCTTGCGGCTTGTCGAAGAAGGTTGCCTCGGCACCTATCATGTCACCAACAGCGGCCACTGCAGCCGCTATGAAATGGTTCGCGAAATCGTTGCCTGCAAAGGCCTGGAAACCACCGTAACTGCCGTCACCACCGAGGAGTTCGAGCGAAAGTACCCTCCCGGCGAGGGCCGGCAGCGGGTCGACCGCCCGCCTTACTCGGTGCTCGACAATGCCGGGCTGCGCCGCCTGGGCTGGGAACCCCTTCGGTCCTGGAAAAAGGCACTGCGAGCCTACTTAGGGGAGAAGACGTGA
- the smpB gene encoding SsrA-binding protein SmpB, with protein sequence MSRKLIVKNKKALFEYDILETLEAGLVLQGTEIKSIREGRVNLKESFARIHNGEVWLEGCHISPYSHGNIHNHDPIRSRKLLLHRREIHQLVGKVEQKGLTLIPLALYLSNGKAKLDLAVGRGKKLHDKRETARRKTLEREIEAELKRR encoded by the coding sequence GTGAGCCGCAAGCTGATCGTCAAAAACAAGAAAGCTCTATTCGAATACGATATCCTGGAGACCCTGGAAGCCGGCTTGGTGCTGCAGGGAACCGAGATCAAGTCGATCCGCGAGGGCCGCGTGAACCTCAAGGAGAGTTTTGCCCGCATTCATAATGGAGAGGTCTGGCTGGAAGGCTGCCATATCAGCCCCTACTCCCACGGCAACATTCACAACCACGACCCTATACGGTCCCGCAAGTTGTTGCTGCACCGGCGGGAGATCCACCAGTTGGTCGGCAAAGTCGAGCAAAAGGGCCTCACCTTGATACCGCTGGCGCTTTATCTCTCCAACGGCAAGGCCAAGTTGGATCTGGCGGTGGGACGCGGGAAGAAGCTGCATGACAAGCGCGAAACGGCTCGCCGCAAGACCCTGGAACGCGAGATCGAAGCGGAGCTCAAAAGAAGGTAG
- a CDS encoding leucyl aminopeptidase, whose protein sequence is MKIELVQTTWDKVECDAMILPVFQDDDYASGVLSEIDARLDGLLKEVRDNEEWKGKTGDCTVIYRPAGLSMRRLILVGGGEQDKYDLDTIRQVAMVAANTVKSYNLKRVAFYRRSRVDAPVAAQAAVEGVLLATYSGDDFKTSERSKNFLEEILFVTPQAEQREQIEEMLQRGRILAECTNYARYLVNQPGNRINPPKLAEEARTTAEKYGLSIEVLGEPEMEKEGMQAALAVARGSDEPARFIILKHHGGGDGDAPIVLVGKGVTFDSGGYSLKPPSAMEDMKVDKSGACAVLAAMQAVARLGVKKNVIGLIPTVENMVSGRAQRPGDIVRSLSGKTIEVLNTDAEGRLILADALTYAHRYKPAAIVDIATLTGACVVALAHIRAGVFANHEGVYGNLREAARRSSELLWRLPLDKGYRKLLESDIADIKNVGGRWGGAVTAAKFLEEFVGDLPWAHIDMAGVDSYDKSAPLKGATGFGTRILVEFVSLYPVDSTAAG, encoded by the coding sequence ATGAAGATCGAATTAGTGCAGACCACTTGGGACAAGGTCGAGTGCGATGCGATGATCCTGCCGGTTTTTCAAGACGACGACTACGCCAGCGGTGTCCTGAGCGAAATCGACGCCCGTTTGGACGGGCTTCTCAAGGAAGTCCGCGACAATGAGGAGTGGAAGGGCAAGACAGGGGATTGCACGGTCATTTACCGTCCCGCCGGGCTTTCCATGCGGCGGCTGATCCTGGTAGGCGGGGGAGAGCAGGACAAGTACGATCTGGATACCATCCGGCAAGTGGCCATGGTGGCAGCCAACACGGTCAAGAGCTACAACCTGAAGCGGGTCGCCTTCTACCGCCGCAGCCGGGTTGACGCTCCTGTGGCCGCCCAAGCCGCCGTGGAGGGCGTGCTTCTGGCCACCTACAGCGGAGACGATTTCAAGACCAGCGAACGCAGCAAGAACTTCCTCGAAGAGATCCTTTTCGTCACGCCCCAAGCCGAGCAACGGGAGCAAATCGAAGAGATGCTGCAGAGGGGCAGGATTCTGGCCGAATGCACCAACTATGCCCGCTATCTGGTCAACCAGCCGGGCAACCGCATCAATCCTCCCAAGTTGGCTGAGGAGGCCCGCACGACGGCCGAGAAATACGGCTTGTCCATCGAGGTCCTGGGCGAGCCCGAGATGGAGAAGGAAGGGATGCAGGCCGCCTTGGCGGTGGCCCGGGGAAGCGACGAACCGGCCCGCTTCATCATTCTCAAGCATCACGGCGGGGGCGATGGCGACGCACCCATCGTGCTGGTGGGCAAAGGCGTGACCTTCGACAGCGGAGGATACTCCCTCAAACCGCCCTCGGCCATGGAAGACATGAAAGTCGACAAGTCGGGAGCCTGCGCCGTGCTGGCGGCCATGCAGGCAGTGGCGCGGCTGGGGGTGAAAAAGAACGTCATCGGACTCATCCCCACGGTAGAAAACATGGTCAGCGGACGGGCCCAGCGGCCGGGCGATATCGTGCGCTCCCTCAGCGGCAAGACCATCGAGGTGCTCAACACCGATGCCGAGGGACGCCTGATTCTGGCCGATGCCCTCACCTACGCTCACCGCTACAAGCCGGCGGCCATCGTCGACATCGCCACCTTGACAGGAGCCTGCGTGGTGGCACTGGCCCACATCAGAGCCGGCGTCTTCGCCAACCATGAGGGAGTCTACGGAAACCTGCGGGAAGCCGCCCGCCGCTCCAGCGAACTGCTTTGGAGGCTTCCCCTGGACAAGGGGTACCGCAAGCTGCTGGAAAGCGATATCGCCGACATAAAGAACGTGGGGGGACGATGGGGAGGAGCCGTAACGGCCGCCAAGTTCCTGGAGGAGTTCGTGGGCGACCTTCCCTGGGCCCACATCGATATGGCGGGGGTCGATTCCTACGACAAGTCGGCGCCTCTTAAAGGCGCAACCGGCTTCGGCACCCGGATACTGGTGGAATTCGTCAGCCTCTACCCCGTCGACTCAACCGCGGCCGGGTGA
- the pdxA gene encoding 4-hydroxythreonine-4-phosphate dehydrogenase PdxA — protein sequence MSEPVTVAFSMGDPHGIGPEVLLRALAAARSQFPEMHPVVFGDSDYLRGLEEDLSIGADLSRIQIIPCGRYPYPPRWGSLEAAAGRFALASLHAALRYCRREQLEVLVTAPLHKEAARLSDPSFSAGQTELVGSYFPGSRPVMAFFSGQMKVVLATAHIPLREVAQQLSVPEIVRRGELFYRALERLGDNPRLAVCGLNPHASEGGLFGDEEARIVTPAVEELSRRLGPEAVSGPFPPDTIFREVLAGEFQGALALYHDQGLIPLKLVAFESAVNVSLGLPIVRTSPDHGTAFPIAGQGRADGRSMLEAVRWGLRLRGTSQP from the coding sequence ATGAGCGAGCCGGTTACCGTCGCCTTTTCGATGGGAGATCCTCACGGCATCGGGCCCGAGGTCCTGCTTCGGGCCTTGGCCGCTGCCCGCTCCCAATTCCCCGAGATGCATCCCGTCGTCTTCGGGGACTCCGATTATTTGCGGGGCTTGGAAGAGGACCTCTCCATCGGGGCGGACTTGAGCCGCATCCAGATCATCCCTTGCGGACGTTACCCCTATCCGCCCCGATGGGGCAGCCTGGAAGCAGCGGCGGGCCGTTTCGCCCTGGCCAGCCTGCACGCGGCTCTGCGCTATTGCCGGCGTGAGCAGTTGGAAGTGCTGGTCACGGCTCCTTTGCACAAAGAAGCGGCCCGCCTGTCCGACCCTTCCTTCTCGGCTGGACAGACCGAGTTGGTGGGTTCTTATTTTCCAGGCAGCCGCCCCGTGATGGCCTTTTTCTCGGGGCAGATGAAGGTGGTGCTGGCCACGGCGCACATCCCCCTGCGCGAGGTCGCCCAACAGCTTTCGGTCCCCGAGATCGTGCGCCGCGGCGAGCTCTTTTACCGGGCTCTGGAACGACTCGGCGACAACCCGCGCCTGGCCGTCTGCGGACTCAATCCCCATGCTTCTGAAGGAGGCCTCTTCGGCGACGAGGAGGCCAGGATCGTCACGCCGGCGGTAGAAGAGCTGTCGCGCCGCCTCGGCCCAGAAGCCGTCAGCGGACCTTTTCCTCCTGATACCATCTTCCGTGAAGTGCTGGCGGGAGAGTTCCAGGGAGCCCTGGCCCTCTATCATGATCAGGGGCTGATTCCGCTGAAGTTGGTGGCCTTCGAGAGCGCCGTCAACGTCTCCTTGGGTTTGCCCATCGTCCGCACTTCGCCAGATCACGGCACGGCCTTCCCCATCGCCGGCCAGGGACGGGCCGACGGCCGCAGCATGCTGGAAGCCGTGCGTTGGGGATTGCGTCTGCGGGGAACATCGCAGCCGTGA
- a CDS encoding RNA chaperone Hfq, which produces MSELRDQTTAKYANAQRKRVPPKQTNAEQYYYLKQMTAKTPMVVKLIDGEELRGVIEWYDEDCIKVNREGDPNLLVPKHAVKYMYKENEENDGDAQPDYDPSERAI; this is translated from the coding sequence TTGTCTGAGCTGCGTGATCAGACGACGGCCAAGTACGCCAACGCGCAACGCAAGAGGGTTCCACCCAAGCAGACCAACGCCGAGCAATATTACTACCTCAAGCAGATGACGGCCAAGACCCCCATGGTCGTCAAGCTGATAGACGGCGAGGAACTACGCGGGGTCATCGAGTGGTATGACGAGGATTGCATCAAGGTCAACCGCGAGGGCGACCCCAATCTGTTGGTTCCCAAACACGCCGTCAAGTACATGTACAAGGAGAACGAGGAAAACGATGGCGACGCTCAACCGGACTATGATCCCAGCGAGCGTGCCATCTGA
- the ricT gene encoding regulatory iron-sulfur-containing complex subunit RicT: protein MLQIVSVKYGAPKIHSDFVASDVPLRLGDRCVVTTDRGVELGMVVETDSAENRSMRSDMRHRKVLRRATERDLYLYEKKNDRETSAFALCRRRIAVRKLPMKLSRVEYIFDGSRVIFYFTADGRIDFRELVKDLARELRTRIEMRQIGARDEAKLLGGMGCCGTGENCSSMFLKELKSVSVKTAKAQDLTINPGRLSGMCGRLKCCLNFESEMVKQAKQRRRG, encoded by the coding sequence ATGCTGCAAATCGTCAGCGTCAAATATGGAGCGCCCAAGATCCACTCGGACTTCGTGGCCAGCGACGTGCCGCTGCGCTTGGGGGATCGCTGCGTCGTGACCACCGACCGGGGGGTCGAGCTGGGTATGGTGGTTGAAACCGACAGCGCCGAAAACCGCTCCATGCGAAGCGACATGCGCCACCGCAAGGTGCTGCGCCGGGCCACCGAGCGCGATCTCTACCTTTACGAGAAGAAGAACGACCGGGAGACTTCGGCCTTTGCTCTCTGCCGCCGCCGGATCGCCGTCCGCAAGCTGCCTATGAAGCTTTCCCGCGTGGAGTACATCTTCGACGGCAGCCGCGTCATCTTCTACTTTACGGCTGACGGACGCATCGATTTCCGCGAGCTGGTCAAGGACCTCGCCCGCGAGCTGCGCACCCGCATCGAGATGCGTCAGATCGGGGCCCGCGACGAAGCCAAGCTCTTAGGCGGGATGGGATGTTGCGGCACGGGCGAGAACTGTTCCTCGATGTTCCTCAAAGAGCTCAAGTCGGTAAGCGTGAAAACGGCCAAGGCTCAGGACCTGACCATCAATCCGGGCCGGCTCTCGGGCATGTGCGGACGCCTCAAGTGCTGCCTCAATTTCGAATCGGAAATGGTCAAACAAGCCAAGCAAAGAAGACGGGGCTGA